A genome region from Strigops habroptila isolate Jane chromosome 12, bStrHab1.2.pri, whole genome shotgun sequence includes the following:
- the NKX2-5 gene encoding homeobox protein Nkx-2.5 has product MFPSPVTTTPFSVKDILNLEQHQSSLASMELSSLASPSCMLATFKQEAFGAEPPALPGPREELPEAAKTTFPGSYYVKSYVEMDSAKEAKADKKELCSLHKSLEQEKRDLEDPERPRQRKRRKPRVLFSQAQVYELERRFKQQKYLSAPERDHLANVLKLTSTQVKIWFQNRRYKCKRQRQDQTLEMVGIPPPRRIAVPVLVRDGKPCLGESSPYSSPYNVSINPYSYNAYPAYTNYNSPACNANYNCNYPSMQTMQPSAAGNNFMNFGVGDLNSVQTPIPQGNAGISTLHGIRAW; this is encoded by the exons ATGTTTCCTAGCCCTGTGACAACGACACCCTTCTCGGTCAAGGATATTTTGAACCTGGAACAGCATCAGAGCAGCCTGGCCTCCATGGAGCTCTCCTCGCTGGCCTCCCCATCCTGCATGCTGGCCACCTTCAAGCAGGAGGCGTTCGGCGCCGAgcccccggccctgcccggcccGCGGGAAGAGCTGCCCGAGGCGGCCAAAACCACCTTCCCCGGCTCCTACTACGTTAAGAGCTACGTGGAGATGGACTCGGCCAAGGAGGCCAAGGCAGACAAGAAAG AACTATGTTCCCTGCACAAGAGCCTGGAACAGGAGAAGAGAGACCTGGAAGATCCCGAGCGCCCcagacagagaaaaaggaggaaaccTCGCGTTCTCTTTTCTCAAGCCCAAGTCTACGAACTGGAGAGAAGGttcaagcagcagaaatacCTCTCGGCTCCGGAGAGAGACCATCTAGCGAATGTCCTAAAGCTCACCTCTACCCAGGTGAAAATTTGGTTCCAGAATCGAAGGTATAAATGCAAAAGGCAGAGACAAGATCAGACCCTCGAAATGGTGGGCATCCCTCCCCCCCGGCGGATAGCGGTGCCGGTACTGGTCCGCGATGGGAAGCCCTGCCTGGGGGAGTCTTCTCCCTACAGTTCGCCGTACAATGTCAGCATTAACCCCTATAGCTACAACGCCTACCCCGCGTACACCAACTACAACAGCCCCGCCTGCAACGCCAACTACAACTGCAACTACCCGTCCATGCAAACCATGCAGCCCTCGGCGGCCGGCAACAACTTCATGAACTTCGGCGTAGGGGACTTGAATTCGGTGCAGACGCCCATCCCGCAGGGAAACGCGGGGATCTCCACGTTACACGGGATCCGAGCCTGGTAG